The Blautia obeum ATCC 29174 region TTTCCCGGTATTTTCTCTTCCACCAGAAACTTCCAGATTCCCGATGCTGGATGCTGAAATCGAATAAAGATCAGCGTGTTTCCTGTTCTTCTTTCAATTGGCACATAATTCACCAGTACTTTTGTTTCTACAAATACAAAAGACAGTTCCTGCGTTCTGTTCTTTAAAGCTGTGCTGACTGACAGTTTTTCCCCTGTCGGTGACTGAATCGTCATATAATAAGAACCGGGAGAGTCTCCCCAGAATTCTGTCATAAATCCTCTGGCACTCTCCCGGTCACCAACTCGTAGTTCTACAGTATCTTCTGTATCATTCGGTCCAAATTCTCTCAAATAATGGTGTCTGGCCGTTCCTTCATTTCCGGCAGGAACAGATACTGCGTTCTGTGTAAATGCTGCAATACTGTTTATATATTCATTCAACGGTCCCTCTCCCTGATGTGCCCCCATACTTGTTCCAAGACCTATGCAAATGGAAAGTGGCATCTGCTGTTCCTGGGCGATAAACAGCACATAAGAAATTGCCAGCATAATATCATCTTCCTGAAAAATATCGATATCTCGCGGTAAAAGATAAAAATCCCGAAGATAATTTTTTGCCTGCTTCAGCTTCACAATTACAATTTCTGCCTCTGGCGCTGCCCCGCAAAAATTATCTTTTTCAATCCGATATCCGGCAGCCGTTGCTGCACTTCTCGTCCCATGTCCATTTGTATCACTGGAAGGCACAATTTCCCAGGGATTTTCTGATGCTAGAGCCTGTTCGATCTGTTGTCGGCCGAACTCTCTGCCAAACGGAATTCTGCCATCCGCTCCGCCTTCCAGTGTTTGATCCCAGATACTAAAAATCTTACTTTGCACGCCATTATGAAA contains the following coding sequences:
- a CDS encoding S8 family peptidase is translated as MPVPAQNQQYENFIIRYKQNTHGGFDYESDETFQIVNDLFGILYVPMQEVPELELSSYSYSSIPRCYTYMDTGALSTSGVTRLHNHPYLKLQGKGTLVAVIDSGIDYLHPAFHNGVQSKIFSIWDQTLEGGADGRIPFGREFGRQQIEQALASENPWEIVPSSDTNGHGTRSAATAAGYRIEKDNFCGAAPEAEIVIVKLKQAKNYLRDFYLLPRDIDIFQEDDIMLAISYVLFIAQEQQMPLSICIGLGTSMGAHQGEGPLNEYINSIAAFTQNAVSVPAGNEGTARHHYLREFGPNDTEDTVELRVGDRESARGFMTEFWGDSPGSYYMTIQSPTGEKLSVSTALKNRTQELSFVFVETKVLVNYVPIERRTGNTLIFIRFQHPASGIWKFLVEEKIPGKSRFHIWLPVRGMISDETYFLQSSPDYTVTAPGDTEDAMTVTAYQHRDNSLFIQAGRGYNAENIVKPDFAAPGVGILTASIGPGKEFAPATGTSLAAAQTAGIAALLFEWALVRGNEPYFTGNSVKHYLSRGAVREAGEVYPNPDWGYGRVDLYHTFELLT